One Alnus glutinosa chromosome 3, dhAlnGlut1.1, whole genome shotgun sequence genomic region harbors:
- the LOC133862461 gene encoding uncharacterized protein LOC133862461 isoform X1 encodes MTISRFLLSNGVVLRSSDTPPLATFLESHTGAYTTTRTHNSASYLLFWERHVKRLADSIRILWNSTPQLLFKPNNATLSLPPLPATSPAWESAVRALVNNPMNKMLPVAVNERSAEEEFSVTVLVSGNSERLCGIENVDEERACEALDVCVYVGIYVPRVFGVRGNGARVAVVGHGRDLANAKYSDWVRIRKSLEKLRPPSMTELLLSNDGDRILEGCVTNFFVVCRKDNAEAKGNCLHDHNSACAFEVQTAPIHDGVLPGVIRQIVIDVCLSKGISFREVAPLWSKHDIWEEAFITSSLRLLEHVETIKVPSSWESLNSKTWEEISWEEKRFEEGPGMITTTIQKEIMKKAILEGFPLRDAI; translated from the exons ATGACGATTTCGAGGTTTCTCCTCAGCAACGGCGTCGTACTGCGCTCCTCCGACACTCCTCCCCTCGCAACCTTCCTCGAATCCCATACAG GCGCTTACACGACCACTCGTACTCACAACAGTGCTTCGTACCTCTTGTTCTGGGAAAGGCACGTTAAACGACTCGCCGATTCGATCAGAATTCTATGGAATTCCACTCCGCAGCTTCTGTTCAAACCGAACAATGCTACGCTTTCATTGCCACCGTTGCCGGCGACATCGCCGGCGTGGGAATCGGCGGTTCGGGCGCTTGTGAACAATCCGATGAACAAAATGTTGCCGGTTGCAGTGAATGAGAGGAGTGCTGAGGAGGAATTTTCGGTTACGGTGCTCGTCAGTGGGAATTCGGAGAGATTGTGTGGAATTGAGAATGTGGATGAAGAAAGGGCGTGTGAAGCTCTTGATGTGTGTGTTTATGTTGGGATTTATGTGCCTCGCGTGTTCGGTGTACGAGGAAATGGCGCGCGCGTGGCTGTGGTGGGTCACGGAAGGGATTTGGCGAATGCTAAGTATTCGGATTGGGTGAG GATTAGGAAGTCCCTGGAAAAGCTGAGGCCTCCTTCGATGACTGAGCTCTTGCTGTCAAATGACGGTGATCGGATACTTGAAGGCTGCGTGACaaacttttttgttgtttgtcgCAAG GATAATGCTGAAGCTAAGGGGAACTGCTTGCATGATCACAATAGTGCATGTGCTTTTGAAGTACAAACAGCTCCTATTCATGACGGTGTCCTTCCAGGAGTTATTCGCCAAATAGTGATCGA TGTATGCTTGAGCAAGGGAATCTCATTCCGGGAAGTTGCACCTTTGTGGTCAAAGCATGACATTTGGGAAGAAGCATTCATCACAA GTAGCTTGAGACTTTTGGAACATGTGGAGACAATTAAAGTTCCAAGTTCATGGGAATCACTTAATTCAAAAACTTGGGAGGAGATATCATGGGAAGAGAAGCGGTTTGAG GAGGGTCCTGGGATGATCACAACAACAATCCAG AAGGAGATCATGAAGAAAGCAATTCTAGAAGGGTTTCCATTACGTGATGCTATATGA
- the LOC133862461 gene encoding uncharacterized protein LOC133862461 isoform X2, with protein MTISRFLLSNGVVLRSSDTPPLATFLESHTGAYTTTRTHNSASYLLFWERHVKRLADSIRILWNSTPQLLFKPNNATLSLPPLPATSPAWESAVRALVNNPMNKMLPVAVNERSAEEEFSVTVLVSGNSERLCGIENVDEERACEALDVCVYVGIYVPRVFGVRGNGARVAVVGHGRDLANAKYSDWVRIRKSLEKLRPPSMTELLLSNDGDRILEGCVTNFFVVCRKDNAEAKGNCLHDHNSACAFEVQTAPIHDGVLPGVIRQIVIDVCLSKGISFREVAPLWSKHDIWEEAFITSSLRLLEHVETIKVPSSWESLNSKTWEEISWEEKRFEEGPGMITTTIQEIMKKAILEGFPLRDAI; from the exons ATGACGATTTCGAGGTTTCTCCTCAGCAACGGCGTCGTACTGCGCTCCTCCGACACTCCTCCCCTCGCAACCTTCCTCGAATCCCATACAG GCGCTTACACGACCACTCGTACTCACAACAGTGCTTCGTACCTCTTGTTCTGGGAAAGGCACGTTAAACGACTCGCCGATTCGATCAGAATTCTATGGAATTCCACTCCGCAGCTTCTGTTCAAACCGAACAATGCTACGCTTTCATTGCCACCGTTGCCGGCGACATCGCCGGCGTGGGAATCGGCGGTTCGGGCGCTTGTGAACAATCCGATGAACAAAATGTTGCCGGTTGCAGTGAATGAGAGGAGTGCTGAGGAGGAATTTTCGGTTACGGTGCTCGTCAGTGGGAATTCGGAGAGATTGTGTGGAATTGAGAATGTGGATGAAGAAAGGGCGTGTGAAGCTCTTGATGTGTGTGTTTATGTTGGGATTTATGTGCCTCGCGTGTTCGGTGTACGAGGAAATGGCGCGCGCGTGGCTGTGGTGGGTCACGGAAGGGATTTGGCGAATGCTAAGTATTCGGATTGGGTGAG GATTAGGAAGTCCCTGGAAAAGCTGAGGCCTCCTTCGATGACTGAGCTCTTGCTGTCAAATGACGGTGATCGGATACTTGAAGGCTGCGTGACaaacttttttgttgtttgtcgCAAG GATAATGCTGAAGCTAAGGGGAACTGCTTGCATGATCACAATAGTGCATGTGCTTTTGAAGTACAAACAGCTCCTATTCATGACGGTGTCCTTCCAGGAGTTATTCGCCAAATAGTGATCGA TGTATGCTTGAGCAAGGGAATCTCATTCCGGGAAGTTGCACCTTTGTGGTCAAAGCATGACATTTGGGAAGAAGCATTCATCACAA GTAGCTTGAGACTTTTGGAACATGTGGAGACAATTAAAGTTCCAAGTTCATGGGAATCACTTAATTCAAAAACTTGGGAGGAGATATCATGGGAAGAGAAGCGGTTTGAG GAGGGTCCTGGGATGATCACAACAACAATCCAG GAGATCATGAAGAAAGCAATTCTAGAAGGGTTTCCATTACGTGATGCTATATGA